TTGCGAATTGCCAATTGCCAATTGTAGGATACACAGGGAGAGTAGAAACAACCAAGTCCTGTGTCCTGTGGTAGACCCACTTGTTTTACCGCAGAGGGccctttttttgtttaccgtcgcaaaaaaaaaacgcgAAGAATACGCGTTGGTCGTTAAATTTTGTGGTACGCGTAAAACTGCTATTTGGTATCCTCTTTAGGGACGCGCCCATTGTCTATACGGTAATATAGGGCTTTCTTCATTACCTGCTTGCGTCAATTAGCTTTACTCATGTAACACATAATAACCTCTTACATTGTAATGAGgcccaaaaaaaaaaaaagaacatcttcaaaaaaaaaaaactttcatGGAAGGACCACCTAGTTAATAAAAAGCTCGCACTCAGGATCGAACTAAGGACCAACAGATTTGCAATCTGCTGCGCTACCACTGCGCCATACGAGCTTGATTTTCTGAAAGTgttgtatctcaaaatgagaTATGTCAGTATGACAATACGTCACCCTGAACGTtcataaaacacatatgaaacaaccttataacaaaacgaacaacatGAGACAAAACCCGACCTTCCCTAGCTGAACTACCCAAAGTATAAATGCCTGAACAATTAGTTTAGATCCGAGATTCCGCGCTTCCACCACTTAGtatgattcatattttatataatatataagataaGTAACATTCCGTGAATTAATCTGATAAACTGTTTTGACAACTGGTTACTTCCCTAAGACTGTTTATATTAGGATTGTCAAGACACTCCGGTATTACTCGAGCCCGTAATACAACACCTGGTAGCGTTAAAGGTTACTAATTGTTCAAACGAACCATCGAAAAGCCGAACCTAGCTACACCACACCCCAGTATGAGCTTTATGGATCAAATCCCAGGAGGAGGAAATTATCCAAAACTCCCAGTAGAATGCCTTCCTAACTTCCCGATCCAACCATCTTTGACCTTCAGAGGTAGAAATGACTCGCATAAACTGAAAAACTTTATCTCCGAAATAATGTTAAACATGTCTATGATATCTTGGCCGAATGATGCCAGTCGTATTGTGTACTGCAGAAGACATTTATTAAACCCCGCTGCTCAGTGGGCTAATGACTTTGTACAAGAACAAGGTATACTTGAAATAACATTCGACACATTCATACAAGGATTATATCAGCATTTCTATAAGCCACCAGATATCAATAAAATCTTTAATGCAATCACGCAACTTTCCGAAGCTAAACTTGGTATTGAGCGTCTCAACCAACGATTCAGAAAGATTTGGGACAGAATGCCACCAGACTTCATGACCGAAAAAGCTGCCATAATGACATATACTAGGCTATTGACAAAGGAAACCTATAATATTGTCAGAATGCACAAACCAGAGACATTAAAAGACGCCATGGAAGAGGCTTACCAGACAACTGCACTAACTGAAAGATTCTTCCCAGGATTCGAACTTGATGCTGATGGAGACACTATCATCGGTGCCACAACCCACTTACAAGAAGAATACGACTCTGACTATGATTCAGAAGATAATCTGACCCAGAATGGATACGTCCATACCGTAAGGACAAGAAGATCTTACAATAAACCAATGTCAAATCATCGAAACAGGAGAAATAACAACCCATCTAGAGAAGAATGTATAAAAAATCGGCTATGCTTCTATTGTAAGAAAGAGGGACATCGCCTGAACGAATGTAGAGCACGTAAGGCGAGTTCTAACCGATCTTGAACTCGAATCAAAAGACCAACAAACTCCTTTTATCAAAACCTTACCAATTGTACACTATATCGCCATCCCCGAGATGGACAATACCGCCGAAAAAACcataaaaatacaaaacaCGAAAGTAAAAACCCTGTTTGACAGTGGATCACCCACGTCATTTATCCGAAGAGATATTGTAGAACTTCTCAAATACGAAATCTACGAGACCCCTCCACTCCGTTTTAGAGGATTCGTAGCCACCAAATCCGCCGTTACATCCGAAGCAGTCACCATTGACCTCAAAATCAATGACCTGCATATAACTTTAGCCGCGTACATACTGGATAACATGGACTACCAATTGTTAATTGGAAATCCAATCTTACGCCGCTACCCGAAAATCCTGCACACAGTACTGAATACCAGAGAGAGCCCCGACTCCTTAAAGCCCAAGACTTATCGCTCCGAAACCGTTAATAACGTTAGAACCTACTCCGCTGGTAATCGTGGTAACCCCAGAAACATAAAACTGTCTTTTGCCCCCACCATTCTCGAAGCAACTGACCCGAAATCCGCTGGTAATCGTGGTGACTCCAGAACCAAAACCCTGTCTCTTGCAACCACTACTCCTGCAGCAATTGACCCGCTTACGACCCTTGATAACCCAGGTAGTACTCAAAGTACATTTGCGCAATTCCCGATACCTGAAGAAGCGAGCATCCTAGAAGAGGATGGAAAATACTCCAACGTTGTCTCAACCATTCAGAGTGTAGAACCTAATGCTACTGATCACAGCAATAAGGACACCTTTTGCACTTTGCCAGTTTGGTTACAACAGAAGTATAGAGAGATCATACGTAATGATCTCCCACCAAGACCTGCCGACATTAATAACATCCCCGTAAAACatgatattgaaattaaaCCTGGCGCAAGACTACCTCGACTACAGCCATACCATGTTACAGAAAAGAACGAACAAgaaatcaacaaaataGTTCAAAAACTGCTCGATAACAAGTTCATTGTTCCCTCAAAGTCGCCTTGCAGCTCCCCTGTAGTCCTCGTCCCGAAGAAAGACGGTACCTTCCGACTCTGCGTCGATTACCGCACCCTGAACAAAGCTACCATCTCCGACCCATTCCCATTACCCAGAATCGACAACCTATTGAGCCGTATTGGAAATGCCCAGATATTTACCACGCTAGATTTGCATAGTGGTTACCACCAGATCCCGATGGAACCCAAAGACCGCTACAAAACCGCCTTTGTCACACCATCCGGTAAGTATGAATATACCGTCATGCCATTTGGCTTAGTCAATGCACCTAGTACATTCGCAAGATACATGGCTGATACATTTAGAGACCTGAGATTCGTCAATGTTTACCTTGATGATATATTAATATTCTCCGAATCTCCAGAAGAACATTGGAAACATTTAGACACGGTACTAGAAAGATTAAAGAACGAGAACCTCATTgttaagaagaaaaaatgtaaaTTTGCATCTGAAGAAACTGAGTTTTTAGGCTATAGTATTGGAATCCAGAAAATAGCTCCACTACAGCACAAATGTGCAGCAATCCGAGACTTTCCGACGCCTAAAACAGTAAAACAAGCACAGAGATTTTTAGGAATGATTAATTACTACAGACGATTCATTCCAAATTGCTCCAAGATTGCACAGCCAATCCAACTGTTTATTTGTGACAAAAGTCAATGGACAGAAAAACAAGACAAGGCAATTGATAAACTAAAAGACGCCTTGTGTAACTCCCCCGTCCTAGTACCATTCAACAACAAAGCAAACTACCGACTTACAACAGACGCCTCAAAAGACGGCATTGGTGCTGTTCTAGAAGAAGTCgacaacaagaacaaacTTGTTGGTGTCGTCGGTTACTTCTCTAAATCCTTAGAGAGTGCCCAGAAAAACTATCCTGCTGGCGAATTAGAACTACTTGGAATTATCAAAGCACTCCACCACTTCCGATATATGCTTCACGGAAAGCATTTCACGTTAAGAACAGACCACATTAGTTTGTTATCATTACAAAACAAGAACGAACCCGCACGACGCGTGCAACGCTGGTTAGATGACCTAGCCACATATGACTTCACCTTAGAATACCTAGCTGGACCCAAGAACGTTGTCGCAGATGCCATATCCCGTGCCGTATATACTATAACCCCCGAAACATCCCGACCTATCGACACAGAAAGCTGGAAATCTTACTACAAATCAGACCCATTATGTAGTGCTGTCTTAATTCATATGAAAGAATTGACACAACACAACGTCACACCTGAAGATATGTCAGCCTTCCGTAGTTACCAGAAGAAACTCGAACTATCAGAGACCTTCCGAAAGAATTATTCCCTAGAAGACGAAATGATCTATTACCAAGACCGACTAGTAGTACCAATAAAACAACAGAACGCAGTTATGAGACTATATCATGACCATACCTTATTTGGAGGACATTTTGGTGTAACAGTGACCCTTGCGAAAATCAGCCCAATTTACTATTGGCCAAAATTACAACATTCGATCATACAATACATCAGGACCTGCGTACAATGTCAACTAATAAAATCACACCGACCACGCTTACATGGACTATTACAACCACTCCCTATAGCAGAAGGAAGATGGCTTGATATATCAATGGATTTTGTGACAGGATTACCCCCGACATCAAATAACTTGAATATGATCCTCGTCGTAGTTGATCGTTTTTCGAAACGCGCTCACTTCATAGCTACAAGGAAAACCTTAGACGCAACACAACTAATAGATCTACTCTTTCGatacattttttcatatcaTGGTTTTCCCAGGACAATAACCAGTGATAGAGATGTCCGTATGACCGCCGACAAATATCAAGAACTCACGAAAAGACTAGGAATAAAATCGACAATGTCTTCCGCGAACCACCCCCAAACAGATGGACAATCCGAACGAACGATACAGACATTAAACAGGTTACTAAGAGCCTATGCTTCAACCAATATTCAGAATTGGCATGTATATTTACCACAAATCGAATTTGTTTACAATTCTACACCTACTAGAACACTTGGAAAATCAccatttgaaattgatttAGGATATTTACCGAATACCCCTGCTATTAAGTCAGATGACGAAGTCAACGCAAGAAGTTTTACTGCCGTAGAACTTGCCAAACACCTCAAAGCCCTTACCATCCAAACGAAGGAACAGCTAGAACACGCTCAAATCGAAATGGAAACTAATAACAATCAAAGACGTAAACCCTTATTGTTAAACATAGGAGATCACGTATTAGTGCATAGAGATGCATACTTCAAGAAAGGTGCTTATATGAAAGTACAACAAATATACGTCGGACCATTTCGAGTtgtcaagaaaataaacgaTAACGCCTACGAACTAGATTTAAACTCtcacaagaaaaagcaCAGAGTTATTAATGTACAATTCCTGAAAAAGTTTGTATACCGTCCAGACGCGTACCCAAAGAATAAACCAATCAGCTCCACTGAAAGAATTAAGAGAGCACACGAAGTTACTGCACTCATAGGAATAGATACTACACACAAAACTTACTTATGTCACATGCAAGATGTAGACCCAACACTTTCAGTAGAATACTCAGAAGCTGAATTTTGCCAAATTCCCGAAAGAACACGAAGATCAATATTAGCCAACTTTAGACAACTCTACGAAACACAAGACAACCCTGAGAGAGAGGAAGATgttgtatctcaaaatgagaTATGTCAGTATGACAATACGTCACCCTGAACGTtcataaaacacatatgaaacaaccttataacaaaacgaacaacatGAGACAAAACCCGACCTTCCCTAGCTGAACTACCCAAAGTATAAATGCCTGAACAATTAGTTTAGATCCGAGATTCCGCGCTTCCACCACTTAGtatgattcatattttatataatatataagataaGTAACATTCCGTGAATTAATCTGATAAACTGTTTTGACAACTGGTTACTTCCCTAAGACTGTTTATATTAGGATTGTCAAGACACTCCGGTATTACTCGAGCCCGTAATACAACAGAAAGTTCCATTTTGGATGCTCTATTTATGGGAATATGACTATACGAATGTCACCCACGATGGCCGGAGTAGCTGTGATGAGCATCTTTTTGTCCTGGGCGGCTTAAAACGTGAGCAAAATTGTACTGTAAATTACTTACGTTATCAATGGAAGTGTGTGAATTTCGTGATAAAATTATTGTCAGAATAGTGACTTCATTATTCTTTATAACTAACCATTAGGATCATATAAGTAATCAGATGCAGTTCGTCATTAATATGTCAGGATGGATAACCATAGGTAAGCACGTGATTATGGAAGGACAGTAAAGTTACCGATCtacttttttgaatgatCAACTTGGTGTTTTCATCTATAAGGATATGGGTCGTTACATTGAAACTATAGTAAAAGATCTCGTTATTGGTATATCGGTcataatgaagatgaaatagtCGGTATGTATTTTTATACCCCCCCCTATATGGTAAAAAGGTTAAGATTCATATTTaaatcttcattaatacCACCTCTAATTTCTAATTACCAACATTTTTAACTCCACTTTTATTATATGCTATATACAACATTATGTAAAAGGAGTATACCAAAAATTCTCCTTCATAATATAGGAATTCACAAAATGGAACCGATATCTCCGCATAATGCTATTATCATTTCTTACTCGTTTTATACATTGTCATTCATTATCTTATTGCATTTGCAATCCTTGTTTTCCGGCTTCTGTGAAATTTGACGACTGATTCTCAATTTTATGTCATCTTTTTACACTTATATATGACAATATACTAGTAGTATGAAGACTAATCAACGGAGgttatttgatttctattcTAACTTATTTGAACATATATAATTTGTAAATTTTATGCAGATTAGACTTGGGAGTTATCACAACATTTTGTCAGTGTTTAGCCTCTTTCACCTTTGCCTTTTTCAGCCTTTTTTGTGTAAATTGATGGTGTAGTTTGTTTCTGAAAGGgctctttttatttttttcgctTCCGCCGTTCGTTATTGGATAATCCCCGAAATATGCTAGAGTGGCTGATACATTATAGAACATAAAAGTGAGCTGCAATGAGCACTCAAGCACGTTATTGACAAGGATAACGGAAAGGTACACTAATACTTATACTGATTAATAAGGGTTAGCCTTTTAATGTTCAAGTCAACTTTAAACTCCATAATAAGAAGACCCTTGAAAGGTTTTCAACTTCTTAGAGGGGCTGACTCATCGAATACACGGCCACAGTCCCCTAGAGCCTCCGCAAGAGATGTTACAGAGAAACAGATATTAAGAACTCCGTCAGCACCAACTGCAATACCATTAAGGGAGATTATCTATAGAGTCCCAAGCTTGTTTCCTCGCCCTTTAGAAGATTCTGTTAAGGACTTCCGAGATTTTATCAAGAACGAGGATGCATTCCAGACtgaacttttgaaaacgCTGCCATTCTACCCCACTCCTTCGGAATCAAAAACAGCAAGACTTATAAGAACTGTTGTTGATGATGAGGGCAATTACATCAATGAATTTTGCATACGCCCTCGAAAAACCTCAGTGCCTGAGGCTGACTTAAAACATCTGGTTTTCATTCATGGGTATGGCGCCGGATTGGGttttttcatcaagaaTTTTGAGGATATTCCACTATTGGATAACGAGTGGTGCATACATGCCATCGATTTGCCTGGGTAtggtttttcttcaagaCCTAAGTTTCCGTTCGAGTATCCGAGAGATAATATTCACAGCGTTCAAGATTGGTTTCACGAAAGAATACACACATGGTTTAGTAAaagaaatcttttgaacCGACCTGAGAAAAACATTGTTATGGCACATTCTTTAGGGTCTTACTTGATGGCTTTATATTTGCAAAAATATAAGGAATCTCCATCTTTTAAAAAGCTGATCCTTTGTTCCCCAGCAGGCGTGTCTTATAGAGATTTCAACAATACTGCTTCAGAGgttgaaaaatggaaacCGCCTCCTTGGTGGTATGTCAAGCTTTGGGACAGAAATATCTCGCCTTTTACACTAGTAAGAAATTTTCGCCAGTTAGGTTCGAAGATTACAAGTGGATGGTCATATCGGCGCTTTAAGCACATTTTGAATGGTGATCCAGAACAGTCAAAACGGTTTGAAGCCTTGCATAGATACGCATATgctattttcaataaacgTGGTTCAGGTGAATACTTATTAAGCTTTGCTTTGAAATGTGGTGGTGAACCAAGACTATCATTGGAGCAGCAGCTATTCGATGGCAAAAAGTCtgatattttaaagaaTAGTAATTGTGACTGGCTTTGGCTTTATGGCGATGACGATTGGATGGATGTGAATGGTGGACTTAGAGTATCAAGATTCTTGAAAGAGAAgttgaaacaaaaaagtaACGTCATCATTGTTCCTCATTCAGGGCATCACTTGTACCTGGATAACTataagtttttcaataatattcTTACGAaagaaatgcaaaaaatataatgaagaaatcttGTGCATCTACATTATATAACGAAATTTTTACATACATTTTCGCCgctatttttcttcttatctcaaaatgaaattaCCGTTTGCAATCAACACCGGTCgctgttttattttgttcataataataatttagATACAGCATGAACTGTATATTAAAGTCAACGATTTCAACAATTCATTTCTGTGTAACTATTTTTCCAATAGAACCACTGTCTTTATGGAGTAGTTGGGCTCtataaaaattatttagTTCCAAagtttgtttatattttgtttCTATAATAATGTATTGAAGATATAAACAAACATAATTTTACTGTTAACATTTAGGCGCAACAAAAGGAcgatctttttttatttatcaCAAGTTAAAGATTTTCGATACAAATAATATTGTGGTTTAAGGTACGTCCAACTCTACTTAAATCACTGAATCCTTCAGATAACGAAATTACGAATAATATCTACTCTGTTTCTCCTTGtctttgttctttcttGCAGCCAGCCAAGCCCATTCGGGATCAGAGATTCAAATATCCCTGACGGCTGGTTCTGGATTAAGTTGATTTTGTGGAACTTCTGTCTTCACAATTATATTGTTACCCACTTAATGCTTCTCGGGGGTTAGAAACACTAGCACTTGAAAGAacatgaaaaattgaaaaaaaaaaaaaacaatgcACAATAAATTCCAGGGGTTAGCGACTTTATACTTCTTCTGTTAGCTACTGTAGTGTTCTGTACACATATTCACTTGTAGAAGTTGATTAGAATGACAGCCTCATCAAATGACGATGACCTAATATTCGAATGTTATAGCGATCCTGAGTTAAAAAGATGGACACACCTTGCTAATGCAAAAGCTTGGAAAGGTATTCTGACCGTGCAGCAGTACGCTGATAGGGAACAATTGCTAGGGTCTTCAGAGATTTCTCAAAAGAATAAATCAAATGAAATGATGACAAAATACCCAAAAAGTTACCAGTGGCTTGGGCAGAAGTACTTTGTTTTAAAGGATCGATCTTTGCCAGataatggaaaatttaGTCAAGTTGTTTCCAGTTGCGAAACTTTAAACAGGATTGGATATTGTATTCATCCGGGTTCTAATGGAAAAATCGAGCCAGCTTTGATTGTATGCATTGGGGGCGTCTTTACCTTTGAAAACCATCGCGGCAAGGGCTACGCCAAGAAGATGATTATCAAACTGAATGAATTTTATGACAAGATTCGTGATGACGCTAACACCGTActagaattgaaaaatttggtgaTTAACCTTTACAGCGAAGTCGGAGAATATTATTCCGCATTAGGATACGAGAGTATGCATGTTCCCTTGCACCGCATTTCTAAATTAGATGAACTTACTGAGAGATACTGTggagaagatgatgacCATGATGGTAAGTACTTGGGATTTGATGATTACAGGGGTTTAGTAGGACTACATGAGACACAGTTCAAAGAAAGCTTATTAAGTTTACACAAAGAAAACCCAGAGAAGTTTGTTTTTACCGTTGCGCCAGACTTTGACATTTTCACATGGTTTCAGTATCGTGATCTTTTTATCATGAATAAATCAGGAAGAAAAGCCCAGCAAAATCTGTTTTTTGGATACGCGTTGAGTGATAACAGCCACATCATATGGCATCACAATTGGAACGGTGATTCTCTGATTATTGTCAAAATCCATATACCTGAAGAAACATTTCAAAGGAAAGAATTGAAGctcaaaaaattactaaGGAAGGCCATAGAAGAGACAAAGCTTCATGGATTGCAAGAATTAGAATTTTGGGACGAAGAAATTCCCATCAAAAAGTACCCACAATTGTTTCAGTTATTAACAGAGCTTGAAAATGAATCTAAAGTTTTCTCAGAAAACGGTTCCATCAGTGCTGTTCGTCCCCCCAAAGGATATACAGCCGAGCAGGTAATTTGGGATAACAATACCAAATTCTGTTGGTTTTAAGTCAAATATTGTGTTGCTTATACAGGAAAAGTCAAGGTTTCAAACTACATATCATTATTTACTGTTAAAATTCACATATACTAATACATACGGTAATAGATTGAACCTCTTCTGTGCTCTTCTCTAAAAGTACTTCTGAACGTATGTGtcatttttcctttcagttttctttgtaGCTCGCATTGATGTAGCCGAGTATATTTAAGGGATTCTTATGCAAtgatgaaatatttttcaccTATAACGCCGACTACTGAAAACAGAGGGCCATCTTAACCGTTTTGCATTCAGTAACCCATACTCAGGATTTAATAAAAGAGGAAAGCAATGTCTCTACTAGGCGCCAGGTCCACTTACCGTTGGTTTTCAATCGCTGCATCAATTCCGACTAAGAATGCTATTGGCAAATCCACGTACCTCTTAGCTTCAAGAAATCAACAGTACCGAGGCATCATAACGTCAACTGTAGACTGGAAACCAATCAAGACAGGTAAGAGCCCAAATGATGATTCTCGAAGAGAAAGATCCTTTGGCAAGAAAATTGTTCTGGGTCTGATGTTCGCGATGCCAATAATATCCTTCTATTTGGGAACTTGGCAAGTAAGGAGATTGAAGTGGAAAACCAAGCTGATTGCGGCATGCGAAACTAAACTTACTTATGAACCAATACCACTTCCTAAGTCATTTACACCTGACATGTGCGAGGATTGGGAATACCGTAAAGTTATACTTACCGGACACTTCCTTCACAATGAAGAGATGTTTGTTGGtccaagaaagaaaaatggagaaaagGGTTATTTTCTGTTTACACCGTTCATTAGAGATGACACCGGTGAGAAAGTTCTGATAGAAAGAGGGTGGATaagtgaagaaaaagttgcTCCTGACTCAAGAAATTTACACCATTTGTCGTTGCCTCAAGAAGAACACTTGAAAGTGGTTTGCTTAGTAAGACctccaaagaaaagaggcTCGCTACAATGGGCGAAAAAGGATCCAAATTCTAGATTGTGGCAGGTGCCAGACATATATGACATGGCAAGATCATCAGGGTGCACGCCCATTCAATTTCAAGCCTTGTATGACATGAAGGACCATCCAATAATCGAGGAACACACAAGAAACGAGGCTTCACAAAACAATTCCACCTCTAGCCTGTGGAAGTTCTGGAAACGAGAACCTACGACTGCTGTAAACGGAACGCAAGCTGTTGATAATAATACATCGAAGCCTCGTTCTAGGCAGGAAATGCCGACAGACCAAACAATTGAATTCGATGAACGACAGTTTATCAAAGCAGGTGTTCCCATAGGCCGGAAGCCCACTATTGATTTAAAGAATAACCATCTACAATATTTGGTAACGTGGTATGGCCTTTCGTTTTTGAGCACAATCTTCCTCATTGTGGCTCTTAGGAAGGCGAAAAGAGGGGGCGTTGTGTCCCAAGACCAACTAATGAAAGAGAAACTGAAGCATTCAAGGAAATATATGTAAACGGCAAACTCCTCTGCCCATACTATCGAACTCTATCCAAGAAGCGCGTAATTTCACGAGCACTGCCTAAACGGTTTTCCACATTAGTTTTGCAACTACAATGATTCGGATATGGCACATTTACATAATTTAAACTTGTACATAACTAACACCTTTTTATCCATATACCTTATGTGCCGCTCAAGATATGAACATTGCGCGTTGCCCGGACAATATCGATAAATAATAGCCAAAACAAACATGTTTTATCGACGCATGAATCCTTTGGCGTTAAACTTGTCCAATTGCACTGAAACTTGGAGCGTATAAGCTCAGCAATTGCACCAAAACAATATCAGAAAAGGCTTGTATTGCCACTTTCACCTATGAGCGAAGATAAAGCTAAATTAGGGACCACAAGGTCTGCCACGGAATATCGTTTATCCATTGGTAGCGCTCCGACTTCAAGAAGGTCGTCTATGGGTGAATCCTCATCCCTGATGAAATTTGCTGATCAAGAGGGATTAACGAGTTCCGTTGGCGAATATAACGAGAATACCATACAACAGCTTCTGTTGCCTAAAATAAGAGAACTGAGCGATTCAATCATTACTTTAGATTCCAATTTCACGCGCTTAAATTTTATCCACGAGAGTTTAGCTGATCTTAATGAATCCCTAGGTTCGTTGTTGTACGGTATTATGAGCAATTCATGGTGCGTAGAATTCTCACAGGCGCCTCATGATATTCAAGACGATTTGATCGCTATTAAACAATTGAAATCGTTGGAAGATGAGAAAAATAACTTAGTAATGGAACTCTCCAATATGGAACGCGggattaaaagaaaaaaagacgaaCAAGGTGAAAATGATTTGGCCAAGGCATCTCAGAACAAACAGTTTAACCAGCCGCTATTTCCCTCCTCACAAGTAAGAAAATACAGGTCATATGACAACAGAGACAAGAGGAAGCCCTCCAAGATAGGCAACAACTTACAAGTAGAGAATGAGGAGGACTATGAAGACGATACTAGTAGTGAAGCTTCTTTTGTTCTAAATCCAACAAATATCGGTATGTCCAAATCATCTCAAGGTCACGTGACTAAAACCACGCgtttgaataataataccaACAGTAAACTGAGAAGAAAGTCCATCTTACATACAATCAGAAATAGCATTGCTTCCGGCGCTGATTTACCCATCGAAAACGACAATGTTGTT
This sequence is a window from Saccharomyces cerevisiae S288C chromosome VII, complete sequence. Protein-coding genes within it:
- the SHY1 gene encoding cytochrome oxidase assembly protein SHY1 (Mitochondrial inner membrane protein required for complex IV assembly; associates with complex IV assembly intermediates and complex III/complex IV supercomplexes; similar to human SURF1 involved in Leigh Syndrome; complex IV is also known as cytochrome c oxidase; also localizes to the peroxisome), producing MSLLGARSTYRWFSIAASIPTKNAIGKSTYLLASRNQQYRGIITSTVDWKPIKTGKSPNDDSRRERSFGKKIVLGLMFAMPIISFYLGTWQVRRLKWKTKLIAACETKLTYEPIPLPKSFTPDMCEDWEYRKVILTGHFLHNEEMFVGPRKKNGEKGYFLFTPFIRDDTGEKVLIERGWISEEKVAPDSRNLHHLSLPQEEHLKVVCLVRPPKKRGSLQWAKKDPNSRLWQVPDIYDMARSSGCTPIQFQALYDMKDHPIIEEHTRNEASQNNSTSSLWKFWKREPTTAVNGTQAVDNNTSKPRSRQEMPTDQTIEFDERQFIKAGVPIGRKPTIDLKNNHLQYLVTWYGLSFLSTIFLIVALRKAKRGGVVSQDQLMKEKLKHSRKYM
- the CLD1 gene encoding carboxylic ester hydrolase (Mitochondrial cardiolipin-specific phospholipase; functions upstream of Taz1p to generate monolyso-cardiolipin; transcription increases upon genotoxic stress; involved in restricting Ty1 transposition; has homology to mammalian CGI-58), producing the protein MFKSTLNSIIRRPLKGFQLLRGADSSNTRPQSPRASARDVTEKQILRTPSAPTAIPLREIIYRVPSLFPRPLEDSVKDFRDFIKNEDAFQTELLKTLPFYPTPSESKTARLIRTVVDDEGNYINEFCIRPRKTSVPEADLKHLVFIHGYGAGLGFFIKNFEDIPLLDNEWCIHAIDLPGYGFSSRPKFPFEYPRDNIHSVQDWFHERIHTWFSKRNLLNRPEKNIVMAHSLGSYLMALYLQKYKESPSFKKLILCSPAGVSYRDFNNTASEVEKWKPPPWWYVKLWDRNISPFTLVRNFRQLGSKITSGWSYRRFKHILNGDPEQSKRFEALHRYAYAIFNKRGSGEYLLSFALKCGGEPRLSLEQQLFDGKKSDILKNSNCDWLWLYGDDDWMDVNGGLRVSRFLKEKLKQKSNVIIVPHSGHHLYLDNYKFFNNILTKEMQKI
- a CDS encoding uncharacterized protein (hypothetical protein; green fluorescent protein (GFP)-fusion protein localizes to both the cytoplasm and the nucleus), which codes for MTASSNDDDLIFECYSDPELKRWTHLANAKAWKGILTVQQYADREQLLGSSEISQKNKSNEMMTKYPKSYQWLGQKYFVLKDRSLPDNGKFSQVVSSCETLNRIGYCIHPGSNGKIEPALIVCIGGVFTFENHRGKGYAKKMIIKLNEFYDKIRDDANTVLELKNLVINLYSEVGEYYSALGYESMHVPLHRISKLDELTERYCGEDDDHDGKYLGFDDYRGLVGLHETQFKESLLSLHKENPEKFVFTVAPDFDIFTWFQYRDLFIMNKSGRKAQQNLFFGYALSDNSHIIWHHNWNGDSLIIVKIHIPEETFQRKELKLKKLLRKAIEETKLHGLQELEFWDEEIPIKKYPQLFQLLTELENESKVFSENGSISAVRPPKGYTAEQVIWDNNTKFCWF
- the DAM1 gene encoding Dam1p (Essential subunit of the Dam1 complex (aka DASH complex); cooperates with Duo1p and Pse1p to connect the DASH complex with the microtubules (MT); couples kinetochores to the force produced by MT depolymerization, thereby aiding in chromosome segregation; N-terminal staple region is important for self-assembly of the Dam1 complex higher order ring structure that forms around microtubules; Ipl1p target for regulating kinetochore-MT attachments) — encoded protein: MSEDKAKLGTTRSATEYRLSIGSAPTSRRSSMGESSSLMKFADQEGLTSSVGEYNENTIQQLLLPKIRELSDSIITLDSNFTRLNFIHESLADLNESLGSLLYGIMSNSWCVEFSQAPHDIQDDLIAIKQLKSLEDEKNNLVMELSNMERGIKRKKDEQGENDLAKASQNKQFNQPLFPSSQVRKYRSYDNRDKRKPSKIGNNLQVENEEDYEDDTSSEASFVLNPTNIGMSKSSQGHVTKTTRLNNNTNSKLRRKSILHTIRNSIASGADLPIENDNVVNLGDLHPNNRISLGSGAARVVNGPVTKNRNSMFSGRAERKPTESRHSVAKKTEKKINTRPPFR